CACGTCGACGCCGGCTGGAACTCTCAGGAAGCAGTGAATAACATTGAAAGGCTGATAGAGCATCTCCACCTCGATCTCTATACTCACGTCATCGACTGGGAGGAGATGTGCGATCTCCAGCTCGCTTTCTTCAAGTCAGGCTTGCCACACATCGACACGCCGCAGGACCACGCCTTCTTCGCCAGCATGTACAAGTTCGCCACCGAGCATGATGTGAAATACATCCTTACCGGCGCCAACTATTCAACGGAATGCATGCGTAACCCGATCGAGTGGATGTACTATCAGTCGGATGCGATGCAGCTCAGGGACATCCATAAGCGCTTTGGGACACGTGCGCTCGTCAAATTCCCCACCACCTCCATCCTGTACCACAAGGTCTACCTGCCATACATCAAGGGCATCCGCGTGGAGCGGCCGTTGAACTATATGCCATATCACAAGGAAGAGGCGATCCGACTGTTAAAGGAGAAGATTGGCTGGCAACCCTATCCGCGAAAGCATTTCGAATCGCGCTTCACCCGCTTTTACGAGGGCTACTGGCTACCGACCCGATTCGGCTACGACACACGCCGGGTGCAGTTCTCTAGCCTTATCGTCACCGGTCAGATGGCGCGCGAGGAGGCATTGGAGAAGCTTGAGAATCCGGCGTACGATCCCGAGACGATTGCTCACGACAAGGAGTTCGTGGCGACCAAGCTCGGCGTCTCAGTCGAAGAACTCGAGAGATATCTCCATCTGCCCAAGCGCACCTATCGAGACTACCGGTCGCAGAGCAGGATCTACGCCATCGGCGCGCCGATGATGCGGCTGCTCGGGCTAGAAATCGGAGGTAAGAGATGAATCGTGAATTCCGGAGAATTGTGAACGACCCTACCGTGACCGGAGGGAAACATCGTGCCACAGCGGTGACTGGCTGGACCGCAAGCTCTACCCGACGTTCGCACGGAACTGGGATGACCCGCTCTTTCGCGAGCGTATCCTGCGCGCCATCCGACCCGGCCGCACCATTCTCGACCTAGGCGCCGGCATCATCGAGCAACTAAACTTCAAGGGCCTTGCGCACCTTACGACGACTCCACGTTCGATATCGTGTTTGCCGACAATTTTCTTGAGCGCCGGACCGCATTTATCCGGCCATTGCGCGGAAGGCCGCGGCTGAAGGCGGCGAGGTGTTTTTCTGGGACGAGTCCGGGTTTCGCGCGCTCAAAAGCAAGGAACGGTGCCGATGCACAGAAAATTCTTGGCGTTGTTGGCCGACCAAAGACGCGCGAGCCACTAATGCTCAAGCCTACCAAATGCGAAGGCGAACACGTAATCGAAGGCTGGCTTTGTTCTTCAATTGCGCGCTACGCGATCCGCAATGGCATCCCTCGCTTTGTCAGCGACGAAGGTTATTCCCACAACTTCGGCTATCAGTGGAACCGCTGGGCAAAGGTCCAGTTCGAAAACGAAAACGTCGGGCGCCCGATGGAAGGTATTCGTCCGACAGCGACCGCCTTACGAATCAGCGCGTCGGATAAGACACTGTGACTAGCCACAGGATAGTCACAGAGAGCCATGGATCGCATCGAGGTCATCACGTCGGTCGAGCGACGTCGCAAGCACTCTCTCGCCGAGAAGGAGCGCTTGGCCATGGCGGCCGCGGCTCCGGGGGCGAACGTCGTGGAGATCGCGCGGGCGGCCGGCGTCGACCCGAGTCTTGTCTATCGGTGGCGAAGAGCGCTCTCGGCGGCGCCATTGATATCGAGCGAGCTCGACACGAGAGACGCGCCGACTTTCGTTCCTTTGACGATCGCGCCCCCGGCGCCAGCGCCCGCGTCGGAATCCGCGCCGTCGATGATCACCATCGAGTTCGCGGGCGGCGCACGTATGAAGATCGAAGGCGCGCCCGATGCGAAGATCTTGGCGAGCGTCATAGGCGCCTTGTCGAAGGCGGAGCGCTGAGCGATGATCTCCTTCGGCGGTGGCGTTCATGTGTTCTTATGCGCCGGCCATACCGACATGAGAAAGGGATTCGACACTCTTGCCTTGCTTGTGCAGGAAGGCATGAAGCGTGATCCTCACGCGGGCGATCTCTACGTCTTCCGAGGCCGTCGAGGCGACAGAATAAAGCTGATCTGGCACGACGGCCAGGGCGCATGCATGTTTACGAAACGTCTCGAGCGCGGACGATTCATATGGCCTTCGGCGGCGAGCGGCGCGGCGGCGATATCGGCCGCGCAACTGGCCTTTCTTCTCGACGGAATCGATTGGCGAATGCCCCAGAAAACATGGCGTCCGAGCGCCGCGGGATAAACGCGGCCGATCGCGCCGAGTGATAATTTGGCCGAGATTTTTCGACGCGAATATGCTCTACTTCGCTTCGTGACGACGAGCTTCGAGCCGCTTCCCTCAGACCTCGCGAGCGCGCATGCGCTGATCCTCGCGCAGCGCGAGCTGCTGGAGCAAGAGCAGGCGGCGCGCATCATCGCGCAGAGCGAAGCGAAGATTCGCGCGCTCGAGGTGGAGCGGTTGAAGCTGCTGCTCGCCAAAGCGCGGCGCGAGGCCTTCGGTCAATCATCCGAACGCGCCAAGCTGCTCGTCGAGCAGCTCGAGCTGGCGATCGAGGATCTGGAAGAAGCGCAAGGAGCCGAAGAGGCAAAGGCCGATCTCGCCGCGCCGAAAGCCGGCAAGACGCGGGCTCCGAGAGGACCGCGCGGCCCACGCAAGCTGCCGGAGAATCTCCCCGTCGAGCGGATCGTGGAGCCTGCTCCCTGCGCCTGCGGCAAATGCGGCGGCCTGCGCTTGCACAAGCTCGGCGAGGAGGTGACGAAGACGCTCGAATGCGAGCCGCGTCGCTGGAAGATCGTCGAGCATGTGCGCGAGAAGTTCACCTGCCGCGATTGCGACTCCATCACCGAGACGCCGGCGCCGTCGCATCCGATCCCGCGCGGCTTCGCCGGGCCGAGCTTGCTGGCGATGGTTCTGGTGAACAAGTTTCTGCTGCATCAGCCGCTCAATCTTCAGAGCGCGACCTTCAGGCGCGAAGGCGTCGAGATCGACACGTCGACGCTCGCCGATCGAGTCGGCGCCTGCGTCGTCGCGCTCGAGCCCATTCTCGACGCGCTACGTCGTCATGTGCTCGCCGCCGAACGGATCCACGCTGACGACA
The sequence above is a segment of the Methylosinus sp. PW1 genome. Coding sequences within it:
- a CDS encoding transposase — translated: MDRIEVITSVERRRKHSLAEKERLAMAAAAPGANVVEIARAAGVDPSLVYRWRRALSAAPLISSELDTRDAPTFVPLTIAPPAPAPASESAPSMITIEFAGGARMKIEGAPDAKILASVIGALSKAER
- a CDS encoding N-acetyl sugar amidotransferase, with the protein product MERAYRICASCVMDTSDSAITFDEHGVCDHCLTFETKIKPNWHTDVRGRTELDKTVARIKAAGKGRNFDCIVGVSGGIDSSYLTWLAKEELGLRPLVFHVDAGWNSQEAVNNIERLIEHLHLDLYTHVIDWEEMCDLQLAFFKSGLPHIDTPQDHAFFASMYKFATEHDVKYILTGANYSTECMRNPIEWMYYQSDAMQLRDIHKRFGTRALVKFPTTSILYHKVYLPYIKGIRVERPLNYMPYHKEEAIRLLKEKIGWQPYPRKHFESRFTRFYEGYWLPTRFGYDTRRVQFSSLIVTGQMAREEALEKLENPAYDPETIAHDKEFVATKLGVSVEELERYLHLPKRTYRDYRSQSRIYAIGAPMMRLLGLEIGGKR
- the tnpB gene encoding IS66 family insertion sequence element accessory protein TnpB (TnpB, as the term is used for proteins encoded by IS66 family insertion elements, is considered an accessory protein, since TnpC, encoded by a neighboring gene, is a DDE family transposase.), translated to MISFGGGVHVFLCAGHTDMRKGFDTLALLVQEGMKRDPHAGDLYVFRGRRGDRIKLIWHDGQGACMFTKRLERGRFIWPSAASGAAAISAAQLAFLLDGIDWRMPQKTWRPSAAG